The proteins below come from a single Edaphobacter acidisoli genomic window:
- a CDS encoding CRTAC1 family protein has translation MKRGPVAHTLLAIFFVGLLLVPSIFRRVSADRQSAKTALDMKASLARHGFYLQEVSKAAGVNFVHEAPTLDPKLKGIMPEVASMGASVSIVDFDRDGWPDIYVTNSKIGSKNALYRNMHDGTFKDVAPEMGIADVNTPGTGVSMAAIWGDYDNDGYEDLLLIKWGQTELFHNDHGHGFTRVDVAGLPKWMNANTGVWFDYDGDGLLDFFIGGYYPEDVNLWHLDTTKIMPNSFEYANNGGRKYLFHNLGNGKFEEVSAKVGIDSRRWALACGAADLRGTGHQDLFVANDYGVSELYLNDGKRFHEVGSESGIGFAPKSGMNVAFGDIMDQGKYSVYVSNISEPGVLIQGNNLWVPQQNGTAGSIKFDNLARDMGVELGGWSFGAQFGDLNNDGNLDLFLTNGYVSLNRNESYWYDFSKVAGGNSTIIGDAKNWPAMDGRSLSGYQKKKVWMNDGAGQFIDVAQAVGVTDTYDGRAVAMADLWNTGALDVIVATQRGPLLIYKNTVDPNNKWVEFQLEGTKSNRSAIGAEVTVYWNGKEQVQEVSGGSGFAAQNQRRLHFGLGKNPQIEKAVVRWPSGAIQTLNDVVPDTMYNVKETK, from the coding sequence ATGAAACGTGGACCCGTTGCGCACACGCTGCTCGCGATCTTCTTTGTTGGATTGCTGCTGGTACCGTCGATCTTCCGGAGGGTTTCGGCGGATCGGCAGTCGGCGAAGACTGCGCTCGACATGAAGGCATCGCTGGCGCGGCATGGCTTCTATCTGCAGGAGGTATCGAAGGCTGCGGGCGTGAACTTCGTTCACGAGGCGCCGACGCTCGATCCTAAGCTGAAGGGCATTATGCCTGAGGTCGCGTCGATGGGGGCTTCGGTTTCGATTGTGGACTTCGACCGCGACGGCTGGCCTGATATTTATGTGACGAACAGCAAGATTGGCAGCAAGAACGCGCTCTATCGCAACATGCATGATGGCACGTTCAAAGACGTTGCCCCTGAGATGGGCATCGCGGATGTGAATACGCCGGGGACGGGCGTTTCGATGGCGGCGATCTGGGGTGACTATGACAATGATGGCTACGAAGATCTGCTGCTGATCAAGTGGGGCCAGACGGAGCTGTTTCATAACGACCATGGCCATGGTTTTACGCGCGTCGATGTGGCTGGCTTGCCGAAGTGGATGAATGCGAATACTGGGGTCTGGTTTGACTATGACGGCGACGGGCTACTCGACTTCTTTATTGGCGGCTACTATCCCGAGGATGTGAATCTGTGGCATCTCGATACAACCAAGATCATGCCCAACAGTTTTGAGTACGCCAATAATGGTGGACGCAAATATCTGTTTCATAACCTGGGGAATGGGAAGTTTGAAGAGGTCAGTGCGAAGGTGGGGATCGATAGCCGCCGCTGGGCGCTGGCTTGCGGTGCGGCGGACCTGCGTGGGACGGGGCATCAGGACTTGTTTGTTGCGAACGACTATGGTGTCAGCGAGCTCTACCTGAATGATGGGAAGCGGTTCCATGAAGTTGGCTCGGAGTCGGGTATCGGTTTTGCTCCGAAGAGCGGCATGAATGTTGCGTTTGGCGACATTATGGACCAAGGGAAGTATTCGGTGTATGTGTCGAACATCTCCGAGCCGGGTGTGTTGATTCAAGGAAATAATCTTTGGGTGCCTCAGCAGAATGGGACGGCCGGTTCGATCAAGTTCGATAACCTTGCGCGCGATATGGGCGTTGAGTTGGGTGGGTGGAGCTTCGGTGCGCAGTTTGGTGATTTGAACAACGATGGAAATCTTGACCTGTTCCTGACGAATGGCTATGTTTCGCTCAATCGCAATGAGAGCTACTGGTACGACTTTTCGAAGGTGGCCGGGGGTAACAGCACGATCATTGGTGATGCGAAGAACTGGCCGGCGATGGATGGGCGCAGTCTGTCCGGGTATCAGAAGAAGAAGGTTTGGATGAATGATGGCGCGGGTCAGTTTATTGATGTGGCGCAGGCGGTGGGTGTGACCGACACGTATGACGGGCGCGCCGTCGCGATGGCTGATCTTTGGAACACCGGCGCGCTTGATGTAATCGTGGCGACACAGCGTGGGCCGCTGCTGATCTACAAGAACACCGTGGATCCTAACAACAAGTGGGTTGAGTTTCAGCTTGAGGGAACGAAGAGCAACCGCAGCGCGATTGGAGCAGAGGTCACGGTCTACTGGAACGGCAAGGAGCAGGTGCAGGAGGTCTCTGGCGGGAGTGGTTTTGCTGCGCAGAATCAACGACGGCTACACTTCGGCCTGGGGAAGAATCCGCAGATTGAAAAGGCCGTGGTTCGCTGGCCTTCGGGAGCGATCCAGACTCTCAACGATGTTGTGCCGGACACGATGTACAACGTGAAGGAGACGAAGTGA